The Paenibacillus sp. YPG26 genome includes a window with the following:
- the cobA gene encoding uroporphyrinogen-III C-methyltransferase: MRTVFFVGAGPGDPQLITLKGLECIQHSDVIIYDRLANPALLEHARADALKIYCGKHPNHHCIEQSQINEIIIEKALEGKIVTRLKGGDPCIFGRIHEELEGLKALGIPYEIVPGITAGIAAPAYAGIAVTQRKVATSFAMIAGHLCHGNSISEEKWKAYAVGIDTLAIYMGISNIDYICNQLIDYGRDPYTPTAVITWGTTSDQRTLAGELHRIPILVHEHKIQNPAIILVGEVVKMHEQLAWFNEQPIDVFD; encoded by the coding sequence ATGAGAACCGTGTTTTTTGTTGGAGCGGGTCCTGGTGATCCCCAATTGATTACTCTTAAGGGACTTGAATGTATTCAACATTCTGATGTCATTATTTATGACAGGCTGGCTAATCCTGCACTTCTTGAACATGCCCGTGCTGACGCGCTCAAGATCTATTGTGGCAAGCACCCCAATCATCACTGTATAGAGCAATCACAAATTAATGAGATTATCATTGAAAAGGCCTTAGAAGGTAAGATAGTAACCCGGTTAAAGGGCGGAGATCCGTGCATATTTGGAAGGATTCATGAGGAGCTTGAAGGATTGAAAGCTTTAGGGATTCCCTATGAGATTGTTCCCGGCATTACAGCAGGCATCGCGGCTCCAGCCTATGCCGGCATCGCAGTCACACAACGTAAGGTTGCCACCTCATTTGCTATGATCGCCGGACACTTATGTCATGGCAATTCCATATCGGAGGAGAAATGGAAGGCATACGCCGTGGGAATTGATACGTTAGCCATCTATATGGGAATAAGCAATATCGATTATATCTGTAATCAGCTTATTGATTATGGCAGAGATCCTTACACTCCGACGGCTGTTATCACTTGGGGTACCACATCAGATCAGCGTACTCTGGCAGGAGAACTTCATAGAATTCCTATACTTGTACATGAACATAAGATTCAGAACCCAGCAATTATATTAGTCGGGGAAGTTGTGAAGATGCACGAACAGTTAGCTTGGTTCAATGAGCAGCCAATAGACGTTTTTGATTAG
- a CDS encoding glycoside hydrolase family 5 protein, protein MNMTLRRGFLVTLAALLFFVGIGSTLPKASAASGFYVNGTKLYDSTGKPFVMRGVNHAHSWYKNDLYTAIPAIARTGANTVRIVLSNGSQYTKDDLNSVKNIISLVSQFKMVAVLEVHDATGKDDTASLDNAVNYWISIKDALIGKEDRVIVNIANEWYGSWNGSGWANGYKAAIPKLRNAGIKNTLMVDCAGWGQYPQSIVDYGTSVFAADTLKNTIFSIHMYEYAGKDAATVKANMENVLAKGLVLIIGEFGGYHQGADVDETAIMKYGQEKGVGWLAWSWYGNSSDLSYLDLATGPAGSLTSWGNTVVNGANGIKLTSVKAGIY, encoded by the coding sequence ATCAACATGACTTTACGAAGAGGTTTTCTCGTTACGCTGGCTGCTCTGTTGTTCTTTGTAGGAATAGGCAGCACGCTTCCTAAAGCATCTGCAGCTTCGGGTTTTTATGTAAACGGTACCAAATTGTATGATTCAACTGGCAAACCTTTTGTAATGAGGGGGGTAAATCATGCGCACAGCTGGTATAAGAATGATCTATACACGGCGATTCCAGCTATCGCCAGGACTGGAGCCAATACCGTCCGGATCGTGCTGTCGAATGGGAGTCAATATACCAAGGATGATCTGAATTCTGTCAAGAATATCATCTCACTGGTGTCTCAGTTCAAAATGGTTGCCGTACTTGAGGTTCATGATGCCACAGGCAAAGACGATACGGCGTCTCTTGACAATGCGGTTAACTACTGGATTAGCATTAAAGATGCGCTTATAGGCAAAGAAGACCGGGTAATTGTGAATATTGCTAACGAGTGGTATGGCTCTTGGAACGGAAGCGGCTGGGCCAATGGCTACAAAGCGGCCATTCCTAAGCTTAGAAATGCGGGGATCAAGAATACGTTAATGGTAGATTGTGCGGGTTGGGGGCAATATCCGCAGTCCATTGTGGATTACGGTACATCTGTCTTTGCTGCTGATACGCTCAAGAATACCATTTTCTCAATTCATATGTACGAATATGCGGGAAAGGATGCCGCAACCGTTAAAGCCAACATGGAGAATGTGCTGGCTAAGGGACTCGTGCTCATCATTGGTGAATTTGGAGGTTACCATCAAGGCGCGGATGTAGACGAGACTGCAATTATGAAATACGGTCAGGAGAAGGGTGTTGGCTGGCTGGCCTGGTCATGGTACGGGAACAGTTCCGATCTATCCTACCTGGATCTGGCAACAGGTCCTGCAGGAAGTCTGACAAGCTGGGGCAACACGGTGGTGAACGGCGCCAATGGAATTAAATTAACTTCGGTGAAAGCAGGAATTTATTAA
- a CDS encoding spore germination protein → MDKGSHGRHISPVLSDKLAMIQQRMGNSSDFITREIKGSSDASYPFAICYIDGLIDQTLLTDLMESLTSMLGEPRQSDEDKNPGVWLKNKLPAGNLNFVHTEDEMLRFILEGQVLVMIHGVEEAYAVSIPGGFRRAVEEPTSQTVVRGPKEGFTEDISTNISLIRRRIRSSDLRFESRTVGEYTQTKISVAYMNGIADPEVVKEVLARIDKIQTDSILESGYIEEFIQDGVRSTFPTIYNTERPDTVAGGLLEGLVAILVDGTPFTLIAPVTFFRFIVSSEDYYQRYDLATFLRIIRFVSFFVALLLPSVYIATTTFHQEMLPTTLLIALAGQRENTPLPALLEALVMEVTFEVIREAGVRMPRAIGPAISIVGALVLGQAAVQAGIVSAAMVIVVSFTAISNFVLPAINMAAAVRLLRFVLMFLAGSLGLFGILAGLVPILAHMASLQSFGVPYLMPLAPFNKTNLKDFIIRAPWWRIKTRPVRIGDQNRMRQADKPKSFAQQATDKSKDPM, encoded by the coding sequence ATGGATAAGGGCTCACATGGGAGACATATAAGTCCGGTATTAAGCGATAAGCTGGCTATGATCCAACAGCGGATGGGGAACAGCTCTGACTTCATCACCCGTGAGATCAAGGGTTCCTCCGATGCCTCATATCCATTCGCTATATGCTACATTGATGGATTGATTGACCAGACCCTTCTTACAGATCTGATGGAATCCCTAACCTCCATGCTCGGTGAACCCAGACAGAGTGATGAAGACAAGAATCCCGGAGTGTGGCTGAAGAACAAGCTGCCCGCCGGGAATCTTAACTTCGTTCATACTGAAGACGAGATGCTGCGCTTTATACTCGAAGGCCAAGTTCTTGTTATGATCCATGGTGTGGAAGAAGCTTACGCGGTCTCTATTCCAGGCGGATTCAGGCGGGCTGTTGAAGAACCCACCTCACAAACAGTTGTGCGTGGGCCTAAAGAAGGCTTTACAGAAGACATCTCAACAAATATCTCCCTGATTAGGCGAAGAATCCGGTCATCGGATCTTCGCTTCGAATCCCGCACGGTTGGGGAATATACCCAGACCAAGATTTCTGTCGCGTATATGAATGGAATTGCAGATCCAGAGGTGGTCAAGGAAGTTCTGGCCCGAATCGATAAGATTCAGACTGACAGCATTCTGGAGAGCGGCTACATTGAAGAGTTCATTCAAGACGGCGTCAGATCCACCTTCCCCACCATCTATAACACCGAGCGGCCTGATACCGTTGCCGGCGGGTTGCTGGAGGGCCTGGTTGCCATATTGGTTGATGGAACGCCATTTACCTTGATTGCACCTGTAACCTTCTTCCGGTTTATTGTGTCGAGTGAAGATTATTACCAAAGGTATGATCTGGCTACTTTTCTTCGAATCATTAGGTTTGTCTCTTTCTTCGTTGCTCTGCTGCTTCCGTCTGTCTATATCGCCACTACTACCTTCCATCAGGAAATGCTGCCTACAACCTTGCTAATTGCATTGGCCGGTCAACGTGAGAATACCCCTCTTCCCGCGCTATTGGAGGCTCTGGTGATGGAAGTAACTTTCGAAGTAATCCGCGAAGCAGGTGTTCGTATGCCGCGTGCAATCGGGCCGGCCATCTCTATCGTGGGTGCGCTTGTGCTGGGCCAAGCGGCTGTTCAGGCGGGTATCGTATCAGCTGCCATGGTCATTGTGGTCTCATTTACCGCGATCTCCAACTTTGTACTCCCTGCTATTAATATGGCCGCAGCAGTGAGACTGCTTAGGTTCGTGCTGATGTTCCTTGCAGGTTCACTGGGACTGTTCGGGATACTTGCCGGTCTGGTTCCTATCTTGGCTCATATGGCCTCGCTTCAAAGCTTTGGTGTTCCCTATTTGATGCCACTCGCACCATTTAACAAAACCAATTTGAAAGACTTTATTATCCGTGCCCCCTGGTGGAGAATCAAGACCCGTCCCGTGAGGATTGGGGACCAGAACAGGATGAGACAAGCTGATAAGCCTAAATCCTTTGCTCAGCAGGCTACTGATAAGTCGAAAGATCCGATGTGA
- a CDS encoding Ger(x)C family spore germination protein, which yields MRRLGIGIVMLMLLLVLTGCWNRIELNELGIVVGTGVDYKDGEWVISYQMIAASSTASGGSSSSGGSSQSSVNVFSVNSKTIHQALNLSNLENPRYIYVAHNKVVVIGKSAAEHGIGELMDYYLRNSQPRETVLMTLTEGRAIDILNKLSPPERLPGSSISDMLNKENRQVSVFPIINVFKFALAMSSDAKGVRVPVIELAGDKSENNEEELTTEDVLKHTQPPLKLKITKLGVFRGDRLAGLLDYNESLGVSWITGDINRTEFSFPCSREGSPGERAGYSVNSSKTKITPKKSGSRYVMHIKVTMKGNLTESTCQLDLSSSKVINELEAQINQRVENDIHTGWAAMKRLKTDAAGFADRIHRKFPSDWREIKESWEDKWSQMDLDIQVQATIRRSGLIQKSFEFSQEK from the coding sequence ATGCGCCGACTCGGGATTGGCATAGTCATGCTAATGCTCCTACTGGTCCTAACGGGCTGCTGGAACCGGATTGAACTAAATGAACTGGGCATCGTTGTGGGTACGGGTGTGGACTATAAAGACGGGGAATGGGTCATCTCCTACCAAATGATTGCCGCCTCATCCACGGCTTCAGGAGGGAGCAGCAGCTCGGGAGGCTCTTCCCAGTCTTCAGTTAACGTCTTCTCCGTGAATTCCAAGACCATTCACCAGGCTCTAAATCTTAGTAATCTGGAGAATCCGCGCTATATCTATGTGGCCCATAACAAGGTTGTAGTGATTGGCAAAAGCGCAGCCGAACACGGTATTGGTGAATTAATGGACTACTATCTACGTAATTCACAGCCCAGAGAGACTGTCCTGATGACTCTAACTGAAGGGCGGGCTATTGACATTCTGAATAAGCTTAGCCCACCAGAAAGACTCCCGGGCTCAAGTATCTCAGATATGTTAAATAAGGAAAACAGACAGGTCTCTGTATTTCCCATTATTAACGTATTCAAGTTCGCTTTAGCGATGAGCTCAGACGCCAAGGGCGTTAGAGTTCCGGTTATAGAGCTAGCCGGAGATAAGTCAGAGAACAATGAAGAAGAGTTAACAACTGAAGATGTTCTGAAGCATACTCAGCCTCCTCTTAAGCTGAAGATTACGAAGCTCGGGGTATTTCGCGGTGACCGCCTGGCGGGTCTGCTTGATTATAATGAAAGTCTCGGAGTCTCCTGGATCACAGGAGATATTAACAGAACTGAATTCTCCTTCCCATGCTCAAGAGAAGGATCACCCGGAGAGCGTGCCGGATACAGCGTGAATTCCTCCAAGACCAAAATCACTCCAAAAAAGTCCGGCTCCCGTTATGTCATGCATATCAAGGTGACGATGAAAGGTAATTTGACGGAATCCACATGCCAGCTGGATCTAAGCAGTTCGAAAGTGATTAATGAGCTAGAGGCTCAAATTAACCAACGAGTTGAAAATGATATTCATACAGGTTGGGCCGCCATGAAGAGACTTAAGACAGATGCCGCAGGCTTCGCGGATAGAATACACAGGAAATTCCCGTCCGATTGGAGAGAAATCAAGGAGAGCTGGGAGGATAAATGGTCTCAAATGGACCTGGATATCCAAGTGCAAGCCACCATTAGACGTTCAGGGCTCATTCAGAAATCTTTTGAATTCTCCCAGGAGAAATAG
- a CDS encoding GerAB/ArcD/ProY family transporter → MNKLPVRISGLAITLSLFQLGSTTLFLLGGTAKQDAWISMSIGAVSGLLLLLLYLVIYNLDAKKDLFELFRKYFGKIMGSVIALAFVAYFTYEASRNLRDLGELTVMTLLDRTPLFFTLLVAIIVIANSVRYGPRVFFIICTTLMPVLVLAYGLLLLFISITGNVHLEFLLPVLENGIGPVLSAAIPELVSFPFGQTVLFLVFFPFVPKSRHMNKTILYAYCITALILIVLNQLVILILGPGIAANSTYPLLQVVQIIQLTKVLERTDALFTLVLFLGLGIKITCFYLGAVIGLYRITSVDIRIWVIPLGTVILLLSLMSKDYTEFIWIGLHFTVTKVFPLFQIALPILLISVMLLRKNKRKEG, encoded by the coding sequence ATGAACAAGCTTCCCGTTCGAATATCAGGACTTGCCATAACGTTATCATTGTTCCAGTTAGGAAGCACCACACTCTTCCTGCTGGGCGGGACAGCCAAGCAGGATGCGTGGATATCCATGTCAATAGGAGCAGTAAGCGGTCTCCTTCTGCTGCTCCTATATCTTGTAATCTATAATCTCGATGCCAAAAAAGACCTGTTCGAACTCTTCCGCAAGTATTTTGGTAAGATTATGGGTAGTGTGATCGCATTAGCCTTTGTTGCCTATTTCACTTATGAGGCTTCCCGGAATCTGCGTGACCTGGGTGAATTAACTGTGATGACACTGCTTGACAGAACCCCTTTATTCTTCACTTTGCTGGTTGCCATCATCGTAATTGCAAATAGCGTGAGATATGGCCCCAGGGTATTTTTTATTATATGTACGACTCTGATGCCTGTCCTTGTTCTCGCCTATGGTCTGCTGCTTCTGTTCATATCTATAACTGGAAATGTCCATCTTGAATTCCTCCTGCCTGTACTGGAGAACGGAATAGGACCTGTATTATCAGCAGCGATCCCCGAGCTTGTCTCATTTCCATTTGGTCAGACCGTGCTGTTCCTTGTCTTCTTTCCCTTTGTCCCGAAGAGCCGACATATGAACAAGACGATCCTGTACGCCTACTGCATCACGGCTCTAATTCTAATTGTTCTGAATCAGCTCGTCATTCTGATACTAGGACCCGGAATCGCGGCGAACAGTACCTATCCTTTGCTCCAGGTCGTGCAGATCATCCAATTGACCAAGGTACTCGAGCGAACCGATGCGCTTTTTACACTGGTTCTCTTCCTGGGGCTTGGAATAAAGATAACCTGCTTTTATCTCGGTGCGGTAATCGGTCTCTATAGAATCACTTCAGTTGACATCAGAATATGGGTGATTCCGCTGGGAACCGTGATCCTGCTGCTCTCCCTTATGTCCAAGGATTACACAGAATTCATATGGATTGGACTTCATTTCACCGTCACAAAGGTATTTCCCCTGTTCCAGATTGCTCTCCCGATCCTGCTGATCTCTGTCATGCTGCTTCGCAAGAATAAAAGAAAAGAAGGCTGA
- a CDS encoding NUDIX domain-containing protein: protein MNTIDKIAWIHVKNGQVLCARSRGQESFYLPGGKRDPGESDKSTLIREIAEELSVQIELDTIKFFGIFEAEAHGKSKDIKVKMTCYTASFTGTLSPASEIEELAWLNYKDLDLVSQVSQKIFEQLYALKWLE, encoded by the coding sequence GTGAATACAATCGACAAGATTGCATGGATTCATGTGAAGAATGGCCAGGTTCTGTGCGCCCGGTCGAGAGGACAAGAGAGCTTCTACCTGCCAGGCGGGAAAAGAGACCCTGGAGAAAGTGATAAAAGCACGCTGATTCGGGAGATTGCGGAAGAGCTATCCGTACAGATTGAACTCGACACCATCAAATTCTTCGGTATATTCGAGGCCGAAGCTCACGGGAAGTCCAAGGATATCAAGGTGAAGATGACATGTTATACCGCAAGCTTCACAGGCACCTTAAGCCCGGCCTCCGAGATCGAGGAACTGGCTTGGTTGAATTACAAAGATCTGGATCTTGTCTCTCAGGTAAGTCAGAAGATCTTCGAGCAGCTTTACGCGCTGAAGTGGCTTGAATAG
- a CDS encoding protein-glutamine gamma-glutamyltransferase, which translates to MIVIGDHTPSEQISQLIGSESARAIIMQKEKSSFTYWYPNLDALRFELQLREEITSAARRLNSSGAKFAKFNNSRCNEAYWNRESNGGFRLKQGVEPSKAIQDIYENGPLYAFECGTAIVIVWYKAVIESISPDAFDVYFTNLFLWDGEHDPNLVLKKLEQHEDACPGDVQYFENPDVDPDKPEWQGENVVLLQTNLYYGHGIGIATSERIIAALNKRRKPNSSISAYLTKYVLHPDFEFLRQFQAKPVTARIGGQMLQVWA; encoded by the coding sequence GTGATTGTTATTGGTGATCACACGCCGAGTGAGCAGATCAGTCAGTTGATTGGCTCCGAGTCCGCGAGGGCCATCATAATGCAGAAGGAAAAGAGTTCATTCACATACTGGTATCCTAATCTGGACGCTCTGAGATTTGAATTACAGCTAAGAGAAGAGATCACGTCTGCAGCAAGAAGGTTGAATTCCAGTGGTGCCAAGTTCGCCAAGTTCAATAACTCACGCTGTAATGAGGCGTACTGGAATCGGGAGAGCAATGGAGGCTTCCGGTTGAAGCAAGGAGTCGAGCCATCGAAAGCCATTCAGGACATTTACGAGAACGGGCCGTTGTATGCTTTTGAGTGCGGTACTGCTATAGTTATTGTCTGGTATAAAGCGGTAATTGAGTCGATCTCCCCGGATGCCTTTGACGTCTATTTCACCAATCTGTTCCTGTGGGATGGAGAGCATGACCCCAATCTTGTCCTGAAAAAGCTAGAACAACACGAGGATGCCTGTCCTGGCGATGTCCAGTATTTCGAGAATCCCGATGTAGATCCGGATAAGCCCGAGTGGCAGGGTGAAAATGTGGTTCTGCTGCAGACTAATCTCTATTACGGGCATGGAATTGGCATTGCAACCTCGGAGCGGATTATCGCAGCGTTGAACAAGCGACGTAAGCCGAACAGCAGCATTTCAGCCTATCTAACCAAGTATGTGCTTCATCCGGATTTTGAGTTTTTGAGACAATTTCAAGCTAAACCGGTCACGGCACGCATCGGAGGACAAATGCTGCAGGTGTGGGCTTAA
- a CDS encoding Arc family DNA-binding protein, whose product MARKNFPLRLDPKVYEALEKWAQDELRSVNAQIEVILREALKQKGRDK is encoded by the coding sequence ATGGCAAGGAAGAATTTCCCGCTTCGTCTCGATCCCAAAGTATATGAAGCTCTGGAGAAATGGGCACAAGACGAGCTTCGCAGTGTCAATGCACAGATTGAAGTTATTTTGCGCGAAGCACTCAAGCAAAAAGGGCGAGATAAGTAA
- a CDS encoding SPFH domain-containing protein: protein MEEKQAFRIGGLIAAVFLLILVGAGVLLVLNGQPAGTAFFVISALSASSFVVVGPNESKVITFLGKYIGSINEAGLYFTTPFSVRKTISLKVINFNSEKLKVNDVSGNPIEIAAVIVYRVTDSARAAFGVDSYDRFVQIQSETGLRHIASKYPYDNHDVEGVLSLRANADEIANELRTDLQKRLELAGVEVIEARLMHLAYAPEIAHAMLQRQQATAILSARKIIVEGAVEMVKSTMATIEASGVAELDDEKKAQMINNLMVAMVSERSAQPIINTGTIY, encoded by the coding sequence GTGGAGGAAAAACAGGCATTTCGAATTGGCGGACTTATCGCCGCAGTATTTCTCTTGATTCTGGTAGGTGCAGGTGTGCTGCTGGTCCTGAACGGACAGCCAGCGGGAACAGCCTTTTTTGTCATTTCTGCCTTGTCGGCATCCAGTTTTGTCGTCGTAGGTCCGAATGAATCCAAGGTGATCACTTTTTTGGGTAAATATATAGGGTCGATCAATGAAGCCGGCTTATACTTCACAACTCCGTTCTCGGTTCGCAAGACGATCTCTCTCAAGGTGATCAACTTTAACTCGGAGAAGCTAAAGGTTAATGATGTCTCAGGAAATCCGATTGAGATTGCTGCTGTAATTGTCTACCGGGTTACCGATTCGGCAAGAGCCGCCTTTGGCGTGGATTCCTATGACCGCTTTGTTCAAATTCAGAGTGAGACAGGTCTTCGTCATATTGCCAGTAAATACCCATACGATAACCATGATGTGGAAGGGGTCCTGTCTCTTCGTGCGAATGCGGACGAGATTGCAAATGAACTTCGCACGGATCTGCAAAAGCGTCTCGAACTAGCGGGTGTTGAGGTGATTGAGGCAAGATTGATGCATTTGGCCTACGCTCCTGAGATTGCACATGCCATGCTTCAGAGACAACAAGCTACAGCTATTCTGTCAGCACGCAAGATCATCGTAGAAGGAGCTGTTGAAATGGTCAAATCAACTATGGCAACCATTGAAGCCAGCGGAGTCGCCGAACTTGATGATGAGAAGAAAGCGCAAATGATTAACAATCTGATGGTTGCAATGGTCTCTGAACGCTCTGCCCAACCTATAATCAACACCGGAACTATTTATTAA
- a CDS encoding YdhK family protein, with protein MKKQWLLIAAVLILLLSGCGNGNEQETSSSDHSSGSHEEMDHSGSGEVPPELKSAANPTYKVGSQAMVQTDHMSGMKGATGTIVGAYDTIVYAVTYTPVTGGEQVPNHKWVIHEELQAAQAESYNPGDEVVLEADHMKGMKGAKATIDSAERTTVYMIDYTPTNGGPKVTNHKWVTEDELTAK; from the coding sequence ATGAAAAAACAATGGTTATTGATCGCTGCTGTCCTCATTCTCTTGCTGAGCGGGTGCGGGAACGGTAATGAGCAGGAGACTTCGTCCTCTGACCATTCTTCTGGCAGTCATGAGGAAATGGACCACTCGGGGTCAGGAGAGGTGCCGCCTGAGCTGAAGAGTGCAGCAAATCCTACCTACAAAGTAGGAAGCCAAGCAATGGTTCAGACTGACCACATGTCCGGTATGAAGGGGGCAACTGGAACCATAGTGGGTGCTTACGACACGATCGTTTATGCCGTGACCTATACTCCGGTAACTGGCGGAGAGCAGGTTCCCAATCACAAATGGGTGATTCACGAAGAACTTCAAGCCGCGCAAGCCGAGTCTTATAATCCTGGCGATGAAGTGGTCCTTGAAGCGGATCATATGAAAGGCATGAAGGGAGCCAAGGCAACCATCGACTCAGCCGAGCGTACAACCGTGTACATGATTGATTATACGCCTACCAATGGCGGACCCAAGGTGACCAATCATAAGTGGGTAACAGAAGACGAGCTTACAGCAAAGTGA
- a CDS encoding glycosyltransferase family 39 protein yields the protein MEKKRDWFVLWICGVVFAVCVLTIFVHQHSLLLGSFSKLDNDDVRYLRSGQYLLEHGQLIYYNPVTTLSAFIMPGLPVLIAGIMKVFGTGDAGIYAFRIFQALLTSASVGLIYLITDRLFGKRTAKLAVILAAAYVPIYYAADLILTETCFTFFLLLLTYLLLNALDTNRKRDYVILGLAIAGAIYFRPTAAMLPLIIGLIWLVRREKFQLIARNTIILGLTLIICLSPWWVRNYQVFHQFIPLTNSSANPLLLGMLINGQEPQDFIRDHEELYKTYRHGSEEQQKELAELIFKYQITHHPITFGAWLLFGKLIRLIIVPFYWAPIFGIPFWLAALQHILYLILSIAGVCKMLRYRTSAHYGFLAVVAYFVVIYLPFITMERYFYPTMLLMMIPLAYFMEQWGIHKLNWRRARPASVQKSSTNVNA from the coding sequence ATGGAGAAGAAGAGAGACTGGTTTGTGTTATGGATTTGTGGTGTTGTATTTGCAGTATGTGTTCTTACTATATTTGTTCACCAGCATTCACTGCTTCTAGGAAGCTTTAGCAAGCTGGATAACGATGATGTCAGGTATTTGCGAAGCGGGCAGTATTTGCTCGAGCATGGTCAATTAATCTATTATAACCCGGTTACGACACTATCCGCTTTTATAATGCCTGGGCTGCCTGTGTTGATAGCCGGTATTATGAAGGTGTTTGGAACAGGGGATGCCGGAATTTATGCTTTTCGTATATTCCAGGCCCTTTTGACTTCAGCTTCAGTAGGACTCATCTATTTAATTACTGATCGTCTTTTTGGGAAGCGGACGGCCAAGCTCGCGGTTATCCTGGCGGCTGCGTATGTTCCTATTTATTATGCGGCTGATTTGATTCTGACTGAGACCTGTTTCACCTTTTTTTTGCTGCTGCTGACTTATCTGTTGTTAAATGCCTTAGATACGAACCGCAAGCGCGATTATGTAATTCTCGGTTTGGCTATTGCGGGTGCTATTTATTTCAGACCCACCGCAGCGATGCTTCCTCTGATTATTGGATTAATCTGGTTAGTCCGTAGAGAGAAATTTCAGTTGATAGCTAGAAACACCATCATTTTAGGTCTCACCTTGATCATTTGCTTAAGTCCTTGGTGGGTTCGGAATTATCAAGTCTTCCATCAATTCATCCCATTAACTAATTCGTCCGCCAATCCGCTGCTGCTCGGCATGTTGATCAATGGACAAGAACCTCAAGATTTCATCAGAGACCACGAAGAATTATATAAGACTTATCGTCACGGTTCGGAAGAACAGCAGAAAGAGCTGGCTGAGCTGATCTTCAAATATCAGATTACCCATCATCCGATCACATTTGGAGCCTGGCTGCTTTTTGGCAAATTAATTCGGCTGATCATTGTTCCGTTCTACTGGGCGCCTATATTCGGTATTCCCTTTTGGCTAGCTGCTCTGCAGCATATCTTATATCTAATCCTCAGTATTGCAGGCGTGTGCAAAATGCTTCGGTACAGAACATCTGCACACTATGGCTTTTTGGCAGTTGTTGCTTATTTTGTGGTAATTTATCTGCCATTTATAACGATGGAGCGCTATTTCTATCCTACGATGCTGCTGATGATGATTCCGTTAGCTTACTTCATGGAGCAGTGGGGAATTCATAAGCTGAACTGGCGGAGAGCACGCCCGGCTTCAGTGCAAAAAAGTTCTACAAATGTAAATGCGTGA
- a CDS encoding GNAT family N-acetyltransferase codes for MRETIQEDNAFVIKENGQMIAEVTFKPAGEGTLVIDHTYVAEEMRGQKLAEELIRRVVEHARETHNRIIPACSYADAQFRRRKEYEDVWQRS; via the coding sequence ATGAGAGAGACGATACAGGAAGACAACGCATTTGTAATTAAAGAAAATGGACAGATGATCGCCGAGGTAACCTTTAAGCCAGCGGGTGAAGGTACTCTGGTTATTGATCATACCTACGTGGCCGAGGAAATGCGGGGTCAGAAGCTGGCAGAAGAACTGATTCGCCGGGTTGTGGAGCATGCCCGTGAGACTCATAACCGGATCATACCCGCATGCTCGTATGCCGATGCCCAGTTCCGGCGCCGCAAGGAATACGAGGATGTCTGGCAGAGATCGTAA